The following coding sequences lie in one Bacteroidota bacterium genomic window:
- a CDS encoding hemolysin III family protein yields MRKPSFSPAARVREERYNTISHAAGVLIGVAATAILVTFAAIWGNVWQVVSYSIFGASLITLYTASTLYHGASRPRLKYYLNKFDHSAIYVLIAGSYTPVALAMLGGATGWVLFGLSWLIATAGIVYKIWFYAHRHRKVSAWLYIGMGWQALFVVVPLVRMLPALTLWLILAGGIAYSAGVFFYLKKGRPLTHFIFHLFVLAGSLLHVLAFVSYTMLSK; encoded by the coding sequence ATGAGAAAACCCTCCTTTAGTCCTGCGGCTCGGGTACGAGAAGAACGCTACAATACCATTTCGCACGCGGCAGGTGTATTGATCGGTGTGGCAGCCACGGCCATACTCGTCACATTTGCAGCCATCTGGGGAAATGTTTGGCAGGTAGTAAGCTATTCGATTTTCGGGGCCAGCCTGATCACGCTTTACACCGCCTCCACCTTATACCACGGTGCGAGCCGTCCGAGGCTGAAATATTACCTCAACAAGTTTGATCATTCTGCCATCTATGTGCTGATCGCAGGCAGTTACACTCCTGTGGCCCTGGCCATGCTTGGCGGCGCCACCGGCTGGGTGCTGTTTGGCCTGAGCTGGCTTATTGCCACGGCAGGCATTGTTTACAAAATCTGGTTCTACGCACATCGTCACCGCAAGGTGTCGGCCTGGCTTTACATCGGAATGGGCTGGCAGGCGTTGTTTGTGGTTGTCCCCCTTGTGCGTATGCTGCCGGCCCTCACCCTCTGGCTCATACTTGCTGGCGGCATTGCCTATAGTGCAGGAGTATTTTTCTACCTGAAAAAAGGCCGGCCCTTAACCCATTTTATTTTCCACCTCTTTGTGCTTGCCGGAAGCCTGTTGCACGTACTTGCATTCGTAAGCTATACCATGTTGAGCAAATAA
- the ychF gene encoding redox-regulated ATPase YchF: MALKCGIIGLTNTGKTTIFNCMSNTKAEASSFAFSATKSNIGTVEVPDPRLTAIDALIKSARVVPATVEIVDVPGLAKGASQGEGVGNKFLADIQVMDALIHVLRCFDDPSLPHIEGSVDPVRDMEIVDFELQVRDLDLVMRKIQRLEKLVKVGDKDARHALDVLTVLKNHLENMGNARTAPIEEDDRKYFAELQLLTAKPVIYVCNVDDASATSGNAYSEAVANALKGQDTEVLVIAGKLEAEISELEDESDRAVFLADAGLQEPGVNKLIRAAYKLLNLQSFFTAGPKEVRAWTIRKGMTAPQAAGVIHSDLERGFIRAEVMKYADFITYKSEQGVKDAGKFRVEGKNYIVEDGDILHIRFNV; encoded by the coding sequence ATGGCTCTCAAATGTGGCATTATTGGCTTGACCAACACCGGCAAGACCACCATTTTCAACTGCATGTCGAACACCAAGGCAGAGGCTTCGAGCTTTGCTTTCAGCGCAACCAAATCGAACATCGGTACGGTGGAAGTACCCGATCCAAGGCTGACAGCCATTGATGCCCTCATTAAATCGGCCAGGGTGGTGCCGGCAACGGTTGAGATTGTCGATGTGCCGGGTCTGGCCAAAGGAGCCAGCCAGGGCGAAGGCGTGGGCAACAAGTTTCTGGCCGACATCCAGGTGATGGATGCCCTGATTCATGTGCTGCGCTGTTTCGACGACCCTTCGCTGCCACATATCGAAGGCTCGGTGGATCCGGTCAGAGATATGGAAATTGTGGACTTTGAGCTACAGGTGCGCGACCTCGACCTGGTGATGCGGAAGATTCAACGACTGGAAAAACTGGTCAAGGTAGGCGACAAAGACGCCCGTCATGCGCTGGACGTGCTCACGGTGCTGAAAAACCACCTCGAAAACATGGGCAACGCCCGAACCGCACCCATCGAAGAAGACGACAGGAAGTATTTTGCTGAATTGCAGTTGCTTACAGCCAAACCGGTAATATATGTTTGCAATGTGGACGATGCATCGGCAACTTCAGGCAACGCCTACTCCGAAGCTGTGGCCAATGCACTGAAAGGCCAGGACACCGAAGTGCTGGTGATTGCAGGCAAACTCGAAGCCGAAATAAGCGAGCTCGAAGACGAATCGGACAGGGCTGTCTTTCTGGCCGATGCGGGTCTGCAGGAACCGGGGGTGAATAAGTTGATTCGCGCTGCATATAAGCTGCTCAACCTGCAATCGTTTTTCACGGCAGGTCCGAAAGAGGTCAGGGCATGGACGATACGCAAGGGAATGACGGCTCCACAAGCGGCCGGAGTGATCCATTCTGACCTCGAGCGTGGTTTCATCCGAGCCGAAGTGATGAAATATGCAGACTTCATTACCTATAAATCAGAACAAGGGGTAAAAGATGCCGGCAAGTTCAGGGTGGAAGGAAAAAATTACATTGTAGAGGATGGTGACATCCTTCACATTCGTTTCAACGTCTAA
- a CDS encoding 16S rRNA (uracil(1498)-N(3))-methyltransferase has product MNLFYAPDAAPGLTVLGEEESLHCARVLRMKTGERLLVTNGKGMLFEARVEEPHPKHTSIICDEGIRIPGTPDDLVHIALAPTKNIERTEWFIEKATEIGIGTISLFFSAHSERRTVKPDRLRRTAIAAMKQSMKATLPEIVVYENMHDFLESVAVEQRFIAWIDASVSQTLAETVVPGRGTVVMIGPEGDFTRAEVNLAIDRGFVPVSLGKSRLRTETAALVACHTIQLLNQLKKL; this is encoded by the coding sequence ATGAACCTGTTCTATGCACCTGATGCGGCGCCGGGGCTCACGGTGCTTGGCGAAGAAGAGTCGTTGCACTGTGCACGTGTACTCCGCATGAAAACGGGTGAACGCCTGCTTGTGACCAATGGCAAAGGAATGCTGTTTGAAGCCAGGGTAGAAGAACCTCATCCGAAGCACACCTCTATCATATGCGATGAGGGAATCCGGATTCCGGGCACGCCTGATGACCTGGTTCACATCGCCCTGGCCCCGACAAAAAACATCGAACGTACGGAATGGTTTATCGAAAAAGCCACGGAGATCGGTATTGGCACCATCAGTCTATTTTTTTCCGCACATTCCGAACGCCGTACGGTGAAACCCGACCGCCTCAGACGAACAGCCATTGCCGCCATGAAACAGTCGATGAAGGCCACTTTACCCGAGATCGTGGTGTACGAAAACATGCATGACTTTCTGGAAAGCGTTGCAGTTGAGCAGCGTTTTATTGCCTGGATTGATGCTTCGGTTAGTCAGACACTTGCAGAGACTGTTGTTCCCGGTCGGGGAACAGTGGTCATGATTGGACCCGAGGGCGATTTTACACGCGCCGAAGTCAACCTGGCCATCGATCGCGGCTTTGTGCCTGTGAGCCTGGGGAAGTCGCGGCTGCGCACCGAAACAGCTGCGCTCGTGGCTTGCCATACCATCCAACTGCTCAATCAGCTAAAAAAACTTTAG
- a CDS encoding TonB-dependent receptor codes for MQTKTALIILLFFLGVIHHISAGNDGEALLFGIVKHKNDPLPVTAVYVQGTNTGTSTNAEGKFWLYLKPGEYTIVFQTLGFESQRINVKLARNESKEVSVLLNELTLTMDPVTVSGSRIGLLRYLPGSVHKVDGKDQNIRLAVSNADAYRHVPGIHVPDEDPAGLRTNVGIRGLDPDRSRNQLVMEDGVPVALNPYGEPELYYSPAIERMSGVEILKGNGQILFGPQTIGGVINYLTAEPPAQAEGLISLRGAPGGFFTGRLHFGNTHGNTGYTFDYLRKQADQLGPLKFRLNDLNGKIRLKSGMRSVITLKMSVYDEASNATYVGLTQPMFDAGGNDYTVIAPNDRLDIRRYALSLQHMQQLTDQISLRQTAYAYTTVRNWRRQDFTYNSNASGLTGVVWGDPNQPEGAIYMRNSTGNRNRAFEVAGYENRLTAHYELAGLGHQLDAGFRIHTEKAQEQRINGRLAEARSGDLRDDELRRGQAASLFAQQKTRIGQKLSLTYGLRGEAIEYQRTILRVAGKDTLVSGNTQTYALIPGAGVNYNISNELGLFAGIHKGFAPPRIKDAISNSGEDVQLDAELSRNLELGIRYENQRLLANLTAYLMNFSNQVIPVSESSGGQGAGLINGGQTTHKGVEMAMVLKSGKIGQWDVRNGLSGAVMQSQFSDNRYVIQKIRKNAPYDTVWVNVKGNHTPYSPNLVAAAWAEVTHSNGLSAGLSWQFTGRQFTDLLNTGNVQEVIAEAKANPDYKYISATSSGRIGEIPAYQTLNMNLGYEIQKYGLSFHLQARNLLNERYIVTRRPQGIRVGMHRFITAGLEWKF; via the coding sequence ATGCAAACAAAAACCGCTCTTATCATCCTTTTGTTCTTTTTAGGTGTCATACATCATATTTCCGCTGGTAATGATGGCGAAGCCCTGTTGTTTGGTATAGTAAAACATAAAAACGATCCCCTTCCCGTGACAGCAGTGTATGTGCAGGGAACCAACACCGGTACTTCAACCAATGCGGAAGGAAAGTTTTGGCTCTATCTTAAACCGGGAGAATACACCATTGTTTTTCAGACCCTTGGCTTCGAAAGCCAAAGGATCAACGTAAAGCTTGCACGGAACGAATCGAAGGAAGTTTCGGTTTTGCTGAACGAACTAACGCTTACGATGGACCCCGTGACGGTGAGCGGCAGCCGCATCGGGTTGCTTCGCTATCTCCCCGGATCGGTGCACAAAGTGGACGGCAAGGATCAAAACATTCGCCTGGCTGTGAGCAATGCGGATGCTTACAGGCATGTACCCGGCATTCATGTTCCGGATGAAGATCCGGCAGGATTGCGCACCAATGTTGGGATTCGTGGTCTTGACCCCGACCGCAGCCGCAACCAGCTGGTGATGGAAGATGGTGTGCCCGTGGCATTAAATCCCTATGGCGAACCGGAGCTTTACTACTCCCCTGCCATTGAGCGAATGAGTGGCGTGGAAATTCTTAAGGGTAACGGACAGATTCTTTTTGGTCCGCAAACCATTGGTGGGGTAATTAATTATCTAACTGCCGAACCTCCTGCTCAAGCCGAAGGACTCATCAGCCTGCGTGGCGCCCCCGGGGGATTTTTCACCGGCAGGCTGCATTTTGGCAATACGCATGGCAATACTGGTTACACCTTCGACTACCTGCGCAAACAAGCCGACCAGCTCGGCCCTCTGAAATTCAGGCTAAACGACCTCAATGGCAAAATCAGGCTGAAAAGCGGCATGCGGTCGGTGATCACATTGAAAATGAGCGTGTACGACGAAGCCTCGAATGCTACCTACGTCGGTCTCACCCAGCCGATGTTCGATGCCGGAGGAAACGACTATACGGTGATAGCACCCAACGACAGGCTCGACATCCGGCGGTATGCCCTCAGCCTGCAGCACATGCAACAGCTCACTGACCAGATCAGCCTCAGGCAAACAGCTTATGCCTATACCACTGTGCGCAACTGGAGGAGGCAGGACTTTACGTACAACTCTAATGCCTCCGGTCTCACAGGAGTGGTTTGGGGCGACCCCAACCAGCCCGAAGGAGCCATCTATATGCGCAACAGCACAGGCAACCGCAACAGGGCCTTCGAAGTTGCCGGATACGAAAATCGCCTTACCGCACATTATGAGCTTGCAGGATTGGGACATCAACTGGATGCAGGATTCAGGATTCATACCGAAAAAGCTCAGGAACAGCGCATTAACGGACGTCTGGCAGAGGCAAGGTCTGGCGACCTGAGGGATGACGAGTTGCGTCGCGGACAAGCTGCCAGCCTTTTTGCACAGCAAAAGACCCGCATCGGACAAAAACTCTCCCTGACCTATGGTCTCAGGGGTGAAGCCATAGAATATCAGCGCACGATACTTCGAGTGGCCGGCAAAGACACACTCGTGAGCGGAAATACACAAACTTACGCGCTTATACCCGGTGCGGGAGTGAATTACAACATAAGCAATGAATTAGGCTTGTTTGCAGGAATACACAAAGGCTTTGCACCCCCGCGCATTAAAGACGCCATCAGCAACAGCGGCGAAGATGTGCAACTGGATGCAGAGCTAAGCCGGAATCTTGAGCTTGGAATACGGTATGAAAACCAGCGGCTGCTCGCCAACCTGACCGCCTACCTTATGAATTTCAGCAATCAGGTGATCCCGGTTTCGGAATCGTCGGGCGGACAAGGTGCAGGATTGATCAATGGCGGACAAACCACACACAAAGGTGTGGAGATGGCTATGGTGCTCAAATCCGGTAAGATCGGCCAATGGGACGTTCGCAACGGCCTGAGCGGTGCCGTAATGCAATCGCAGTTCAGCGACAACCGCTATGTGATACAAAAAATCAGGAAAAATGCTCCATACGACACAGTTTGGGTGAATGTAAAAGGTAACCATACCCCCTATTCTCCCAACTTAGTAGCTGCTGCATGGGCCGAGGTGACGCACAGCAACGGGCTGAGTGCAGGATTGAGCTGGCAGTTTACCGGCCGGCAATTCACCGACCTGCTCAATACCGGAAATGTGCAGGAGGTGATTGCGGAGGCAAAGGCCAATCCCGATTACAAATATATTTCAGCAACAAGTTCGGGCAGAATTGGCGAAATACCTGCCTATCAAACCCTTAACATGAATCTGGGATATGAGATTCAAAAATATGGCCTGAGTTTTCACCTGCAGGCACGCAACCTTCTGAACGAGCGGTACATTGTCACCCGCCGTCCACAAGGTATCCGCGTGGGAATGCACAGATTCATCACAGCCGGTCTTGAATGGAAATTTTAA
- a CDS encoding DUF438 domain-containing protein, protein MSELIDNSIERKKRLKTLILKLHEGHDEAGVAAELKATLGSIPYGEVVEVEQELIAEGLPEEEVLRLCDMHAAVLDGRIDLSNIRIVPEGHPVDVFRKENAALRKVAEEALAIIESLPTAPDDQLQGLIWKLRSSFNALIDADKHYQRKEYLLFPFLERMGITGPPKVMWGKHDEIRELLKGSLEVLQTEGITMDDLQSVSEMILIPAIRQVVDMTKKEEEILLPMALDHLTEADWYQIEQQTPEFGFCLYDPPVKWVPDWAVEQQKVQSVSHDGRVQLPTGSFSLEELQAILNTLPVDITFVDKHDKVKYFSQSADRIFQRNRAILNRDVRHCHPPASAHIVDKIVEDFRSGRASRAPFWINKGGRFIHIEYFALRNEAGEFLGTLEVSHDLTHYRSLEGEQRILNYSK, encoded by the coding sequence ATGAGTGAATTGATTGACAACTCAATTGAGCGAAAGAAGAGACTTAAGACATTGATTCTTAAGTTGCACGAAGGGCACGACGAGGCAGGGGTTGCTGCCGAATTAAAGGCCACTTTGGGAAGCATTCCGTACGGAGAAGTAGTTGAAGTGGAGCAGGAGCTCATTGCTGAAGGATTGCCAGAGGAGGAAGTGTTGCGCTTGTGCGATATGCATGCAGCTGTGCTGGACGGCCGTATTGATCTGAGCAATATCAGGATTGTGCCCGAGGGGCATCCGGTTGATGTGTTCAGAAAAGAGAATGCCGCCCTGCGAAAGGTAGCCGAAGAAGCCCTGGCGATTATTGAGTCGCTGCCCACCGCTCCCGATGATCAGCTTCAGGGGTTGATCTGGAAGTTAAGGTCGTCGTTCAATGCGCTGATTGATGCTGACAAACACTATCAGCGAAAGGAGTACCTGTTGTTTCCATTTCTGGAGCGTATGGGTATCACCGGGCCACCAAAAGTGATGTGGGGAAAGCATGACGAAATCCGCGAATTGCTTAAAGGAAGTCTTGAAGTGCTGCAAACAGAGGGTATTACGATGGACGACCTGCAAAGTGTAAGCGAAATGATCCTCATTCCGGCCATCCGGCAGGTGGTTGACATGACCAAAAAAGAAGAGGAAATTCTATTGCCAATGGCACTGGATCACCTCACCGAAGCCGACTGGTATCAGATTGAACAACAGACGCCTGAGTTCGGCTTCTGCTTGTATGATCCGCCGGTGAAATGGGTTCCGGACTGGGCTGTGGAACAGCAAAAGGTACAATCCGTAAGCCACGATGGCAGGGTACAACTTCCCACGGGCAGCTTCAGCCTCGAGGAGCTGCAGGCAATTCTCAATACCCTTCCGGTCGACATCACCTTTGTGGATAAGCACGACAAGGTGAAATATTTTTCACAAAGTGCTGATCGGATTTTCCAGCGAAACAGGGCGATACTCAACCGCGACGTAAGGCATTGCCATCCACCGGCAAGTGCACATATTGTGGATAAGATTGTAGAGGATTTCCGCTCGGGAAGAGCCAGCCGTGCGCCCTTCTGGATCAACAAAGGCGGTCGTTTTATTCACATCGAATATTTTGCTTTGCGCAACGAAGCCGGGGAGTTTCTGGGTACGCTGGAAGTATCGCACGATCTTACGCACTACCGAAGTCTGGAAGGAGAGCAACGCATTCTGAATTATAGCAAATAA
- a CDS encoding DUF4159 domain-containing protein produces the protein MNRFNFILIIFLLNSALLSGQPDVQIALLKYRGGGDWYANPTSLPNLVKFCNEQLGTNISRQIATVEPGSPEIFNYPFVHMTGHGNVLFDAAEAQNLRNYLIAGGFLHIDDNYGMDPFVRPQMKKVFPELDFIELPKDHPIYNQKFKFPNGLPKIHEHDGKPAQGFGLFWEGRLVCFYTYECDLGDGWEDAAVHGNSEETRLKALRMGANLIQYVFNR, from the coding sequence ATGAACAGATTCAATTTTATCCTAATCATTTTCCTGCTGAATTCGGCTTTGCTCTCCGGGCAGCCCGATGTGCAGATAGCGCTACTCAAATACCGTGGTGGTGGCGACTGGTATGCCAATCCCACCTCTTTGCCAAATCTGGTAAAGTTTTGCAACGAGCAACTTGGTACCAATATCAGCCGGCAGATTGCCACGGTTGAGCCGGGATCGCCGGAGATCTTCAACTATCCTTTTGTTCACATGACCGGGCATGGCAATGTGCTTTTCGATGCAGCTGAAGCCCAAAACCTGCGCAACTATCTGATTGCCGGAGGGTTTCTGCACATCGACGACAACTATGGCATGGACCCTTTTGTCCGTCCGCAAATGAAAAAAGTGTTTCCGGAGCTTGATTTTATTGAATTGCCCAAAGATCATCCCATTTATAACCAGAAGTTTAAATTCCCGAACGGATTGCCCAAAATTCATGAACACGACGGCAAACCCGCCCAGGGTTTCGGGCTTTTCTGGGAAGGACGTCTGGTTTGTTTTTACACCTACGAATGCGACCTGGGCGACGGCTGGGAAGACGCCGCTGTGCACGGCAATTCGGAGGAGACCCGGCTCAAAGCTTTGCGCATGGGAGCCAACCTCATTCAATATGTGTTCAACAGGTAG
- a CDS encoding aconitate hydratase gives MKVFDLDMIRAVYAQMPSKVDEARRMLGRPMTLAEKILYAHLADPLPSKPYERGKSYVDFNPDRVAMQDATAQMALLQFMSAGRKKTAVPSTVHCDHLIQAKLGADADLKTANDTNKEVYDFLASVSNKYGIGFWKPGAGIIHQVVLENYAFPGGMMIGTDSHTPNAGGLGMVAIGVGGADAVDVMAGMPWELKWPKLIGVKLTGKLSGWTSAKDVILKVAGILTVKGGTGAIVEYFGPGALNISCTGKGTICNMGAEIGATTSIFGYDSKMEEYLRGTGRDAVADEANKIKEYLTADPEVYANPEQYFDQLIEIDLSTLEPHINGPFTPDLATPVSKFAETAKEKGWPLKLEVGLIGSCTNSSYEDISRAASVARQALDKKLEVKSEYTVTPGSEMVRYTVERDGFLGVFEKIGGVVLANACGPCIGQWARHNAEKGEPNSIMTSFNRNFAKRNDGNPNTHGFVASPEIVTAYAIAGRLDFNPLTDTLINKDGVEVKLDEPQGIDFPPQGFAVEDNGYVEPAADGSSVEVIVDPASTRLQLLKPFPKWHGDDFHQMYLLIKAKGKCTTDHISMAGPWLRYRGHLENIAQNTLTGAINYFNDKANSVLNQISGQYTAVPDAAKEYRDTGPGSIVVGDENYGEGSSREHAAMQPRFLGVRVVLVKSFARIHETNLKKQGMLALTFAEKSDYDKIREDDRISVLGLREFAPGKPLTVRLHHSDGSTEDFLANHTYNHNQIEWFKAGSALNLIKEKQHQ, from the coding sequence ATGAAGGTATTTGACCTCGACATGATCCGGGCGGTGTATGCCCAAATGCCCTCGAAAGTGGATGAAGCCCGCAGGATGCTCGGCAGGCCGATGACACTGGCCGAAAAGATTCTTTACGCGCATCTGGCTGACCCATTGCCATCTAAGCCCTATGAGCGCGGCAAATCGTATGTGGACTTCAATCCCGACCGTGTGGCCATGCAGGACGCAACGGCACAAATGGCCCTGCTTCAGTTTATGTCGGCCGGACGTAAAAAAACTGCCGTTCCCAGCACCGTGCACTGCGACCACCTTATACAGGCCAAACTGGGCGCCGATGCCGACCTGAAAACGGCCAACGACACCAATAAAGAGGTGTATGATTTTCTGGCCAGTGTTTCAAATAAATATGGCATCGGATTCTGGAAACCGGGCGCGGGTATCATCCACCAGGTAGTGCTCGAAAATTACGCCTTCCCAGGCGGTATGATGATTGGCACCGACTCGCATACCCCCAATGCCGGTGGGCTTGGCATGGTTGCTATTGGTGTGGGAGGCGCCGATGCTGTGGACGTGATGGCCGGCATGCCCTGGGAGCTCAAATGGCCCAAACTGATCGGGGTGAAGCTGACGGGCAAACTCAGTGGCTGGACCTCGGCCAAGGATGTCATCCTCAAGGTGGCCGGCATCCTGACCGTAAAAGGAGGTACCGGTGCCATTGTAGAATATTTCGGGCCGGGCGCACTCAATATCTCCTGCACCGGAAAAGGCACAATATGCAACATGGGAGCAGAAATTGGCGCCACCACATCCATCTTTGGCTACGATAGCAAGATGGAAGAATACCTCAGGGGAACCGGACGCGATGCCGTGGCCGACGAAGCCAACAAAATCAAGGAATACCTCACAGCCGACCCTGAGGTGTATGCCAATCCCGAGCAATACTTCGATCAACTGATCGAAATCGATCTTTCCACGCTGGAGCCACACATCAACGGGCCTTTCACACCTGACTTAGCCACCCCGGTATCGAAATTTGCCGAGACTGCCAAAGAAAAAGGCTGGCCCTTGAAGCTCGAGGTAGGCTTGATTGGCTCGTGCACCAACTCGTCGTACGAAGACATTAGCCGTGCTGCCTCGGTAGCCCGCCAGGCACTGGATAAAAAGCTCGAGGTGAAGTCGGAATATACCGTTACCCCCGGCTCGGAAATGGTGCGATACACCGTGGAACGCGATGGTTTCCTGGGGGTGTTCGAAAAAATTGGAGGCGTGGTGCTTGCCAATGCCTGCGGACCGTGCATCGGCCAGTGGGCGCGCCACAATGCCGAAAAAGGAGAGCCCAACAGCATCATGACCTCGTTCAACCGCAACTTTGCCAAACGCAACGACGGCAACCCAAATACCCATGGCTTCGTGGCCAGCCCCGAAATTGTTACAGCCTACGCCATTGCAGGCCGCCTCGACTTCAACCCGTTGACCGATACCCTGATCAACAAGGACGGGGTGGAGGTGAAACTCGATGAACCACAGGGCATCGACTTCCCGCCACAGGGTTTCGCTGTGGAAGACAACGGTTATGTGGAGCCTGCAGCCGATGGCTCGTCGGTGGAAGTGATTGTGGACCCTGCCTCCACACGCCTGCAGCTGCTCAAACCATTTCCCAAATGGCACGGCGATGATTTCCACCAGATGTACCTGCTGATCAAAGCCAAGGGCAAATGCACCACCGACCACATCTCGATGGCCGGCCCCTGGCTCCGCTACCGCGGTCACCTCGAAAACATAGCACAAAACACCCTCACAGGTGCCATCAACTACTTCAACGACAAGGCCAACAGCGTACTCAACCAGATCAGCGGACAATATACCGCTGTGCCTGATGCAGCAAAAGAATACCGCGATACCGGTCCGGGATCCATTGTGGTGGGCGACGAAAACTACGGTGAAGGCTCGTCGCGCGAACATGCAGCCATGCAGCCCAGATTTCTTGGGGTGAGGGTAGTGCTCGTAAAATCGTTTGCCCGAATCCACGAAACCAACCTCAAGAAACAGGGAATGCTCGCACTGACTTTTGCCGAAAAGTCGGATTATGATAAAATACGCGAAGATGACCGCATCAGCGTACTCGGCCTCAGGGAGTTTGCTCCGGGCAAGCCGCTCACGGTACGTTTGCACCATAGCGACGGAAGCACCGAAGATTTCCTTGCAAATCACACTTACAACCACAACCAGATCGAATGGTTTAAAGCCGGCAGCGCGCTTAACCTGATTAAGGAAAAGCAGCATCAGTAA